The following is a genomic window from Anopheles cruzii unplaced genomic scaffold, idAnoCruzAS_RS32_06 scaffold04670_ctg1, whole genome shotgun sequence.
ACCAGACGGGCCTGGCGGCCCTGCACCTCCAGCGCGTTCAGGATCGGTGGCAGATTGTCGTCGAACTGCACGTCCACGACGGCACCGATGACGGCCACCACCCTACCCtgcgctgcggcggcggcggctgccgcctTGGCCGCGTACGACCGGGCCAAAATCTGGTCGGCCCGGACCGCCGCGCTCATGAGCGTTTTCATCGAGGAAAACATCTCTCTTTCCGAATGTCACACCCTTGCGCCtggttttgttctgtttttcgCTATTTCCTGAATCGAAGAGTCGGCTGCGAACACAAAAACGGTAGAAATTAACACCAAAAAActcacttttcacttcacgGTTATCTAACAAAAATGGAGGCCGAAAGATGGTGGTTATGTAAAACTTGCCTGCTTACCTTCTTTATGACATTCGGTCTGAAAATGTTCTACTCGCTCTGCGAGAAACCAGGTTTCTCCGCACCAAATGCTGAATACCGGCTGCTGAGTAACGCTGAATACCGAATGCTGAATACGAATTTTTACGATGTTTACCGGTACCGGTTTATAACAGATTGCAAAATATTAATTGCAACCTGAATATCAACGGATCAgaacaacaattcaaacattttctcggGCAACAATCTAATTCCAGCTCCTTCTAATGGGCGGTTATGTTATTCAATAGATTTAAAGGGTAATGAAGGTTTCCTTCCAATTACACTTTCACAAATTTCTCTTTTCGTGGTCAACAGATTTACACGCCAAAGAACTGGCAACACGGCCCATTACATCACATGTTTGACGGTGTGTACGTGAGCAGGAGAGAGAGCCAAACCGACGTCCGAGATTCGGCCATCCGGTAATCATTTTGCACTTTCCGACAAAATTGTCATAGGTGAGTTTTACGTAATCCCTGTTATTGAAATTAATACAATTTTTGTTCCAAAACAACCCCTAATGCCGTGACCGTGTCCGTGGCCTCTCTGTTTCTCGCAGAtattttgttggaaaacaaCCGTTCGTAACCCCGTTTCGTCCCGTCCCATTTCATCCGAGATCCGGCCAAAGGGATGTTCTCGACGATGAAATCGCTCATGACCTCTGTGGTCCGAGCGGAACAGATGATGGCC
Proteins encoded in this region:
- the LOC128277213 gene encoding ATP synthase subunit beta, mitochondrial-like, producing the protein MFSSMKTLMSAAVRADQILARSYAAKAAAAAAAAQGRVVAVIGAVVDVQFDDNLPPILNALEVQGRQAR